In a single window of the Gossypium hirsutum isolate 1008001.06 chromosome D02, Gossypium_hirsutum_v2.1, whole genome shotgun sequence genome:
- the LOC107910745 gene encoding protein DCL homolog, chloroplastic, translated as MASCLKPSPSNFHRTFIPISFSSSSVILSSPLYQTTSLRVRFCALTTGPDVGRTTSQESSGADLLRKPSIVPDEDSGGLSEEEDGSKEKGNKGEWIDWEDRILQDTVPLVGFVRMILHSGKYESGDRLSPEHEKTILERLLPYHPESEKKIGCGIDYITVGYHPEFVGSRCLFIVRKDGELVDFSYWKCI; from the exons ATGGCTTCATGTCTAAAGCCATCACCGTCCAACTTTCACCGGACCTTTATCCCTatctctttttcttcctcctccgTTATCTTATCTTCTCCGTTGTACCAAACAACGTCGCTCCGCGTTCGTTTTTGCGCGCTGACGACCGGCCCCGACGTCGGGAGAACCACGAGCCAGGAATCTTCTGGCGCTGATTTGTTAAGGAAGCCGAGTATAGTTCCAGATGAGGACAGTGGCGGACTTTCAGAAGAAGAGGATGGTAGTaaggaaaaaggaaataaaggtgAATGGATTGATTGGGAAGACAGGATTTTACAGGACACTGTTCCTCTCGTTGGTTTCGTTAGAATGATTCTTCATTCTGGAAA ATATGAAAGTGGAGATAGATTGAGTCCAGAGCACGAAAAGACTATTCTGGAGAGGTTGCTTCCTTACCATCCAGAGTCTGAGAAGAAAATCGGATGTGGAATTGATTACATTACT GTTGGTTACCATCCTGAATTTGTAGGCTCAAGATGTTTGTTCATAGTTCGAAAAGATGGTGAACTAGTTGATTTTTCTTACTGGAAATGCATCTAG